The DNA window GCGGCGACGTCGGTGCTCGTCTTCTTCGTGCATTCCGCGCTGGGTCGGCTGCGGCGGGAGATTCTCGTGCTCGACGCCGCCGGAATGGGTCTGTTCGCGTGCACCGGCGCCGCCATCGCGCTCGACGCCGGTGCCGGTCCGCTCGCGTCCGCGCTCATCGGCGCCACCACCGCGATCGGTGGCGGCATCCTGCGGGACGTGCTGGTCAACGAGGTGCCGCTGTTGCTGCAGCGGGACCTGTACGCGATCCCGGCGCTGCTCGGGGCGGCGCTGGTCGTCGCGGGGACCTCGGCCGGGCTGCCGCACGACGCCGTGCTGCTGGTCGGTACCGCGGTCGCGACCGCGTTGCGTCTGGTCGCGTTGTGGCGGCACTGGAGCCTGCCGGGCCCGCGGCTGCCCCAGGAGTGACGCGACACGCTCCCGGCTCGCGGTCGCCTCTCAGCGGGATCTCAGCCCGCCGGGCCAAAATGTCGGCATGCGCATTTTGGTGGTCGACGACGACCGGGCGGTCCGGGACTCGCTGCGGCGGTCGCTGAGCTTCAACGGCTACACGGTCGAGCTCGCCGTCGACGGTATGGATGCGCTCGAGAAGGTCGCGGCGTCGCGGCCCGATGCGTTGGTGCTCGACGTCATGATGCCGCGCCTGGACGGCCTCGAAGTGTGCCGGCGGCTGCGCAGCACCGGCGACGATCTGCCGATCCTGGTGCTGACCGCCCGGGACTCGGTGTCCGAACGGGTGGCCGGGCTCGACGCCGGCGCCGACGACTACCTGCCCAAACCGTTCGCGCTCGAGGAGCTGCTGGCCCGGCTGCGGGCGCTGCTGCGCCGCGCGACCCCGGCCGGGGGCGACGACTCCGAGGCGATGCGATTCGAGGATCTCACCCTCGACCCGGTCACCCGGGAGGTCACACGCGGTGGCCGCTCGATCAGCCTCACCCGCACCGAGTTCGCGCTGCTCGAGATGCTGATGGCGAACCCACGGCGGGTGCTCTCGCGCAGTCGGATCCTCGAGGAGGTGTGGGGGTACGACTTCCCGACGTCGGGCAACGCGCTCGAGGTCTACGTCGGCTACCTGCGGCGCAAGACCGAGGCCGACGGTGAGCCGCGCCTGATCCACACGGTGCGCGGCGTCGGCTACGTCCTGCGGGAGACCCCGCCCTGATGGTCGCTCCCTTCGGAAGGCCCGGGACGCGGCCGGACGGTCCGGGTGCCGCGCCCGGCGCGACGGCGCCCCGGCGCGGCGAGATGCGTCCGCCGATGCCGCTGACGCGGTCGGTGTCGCTGCGATGGCGGGTGACGCTGCTCGCGGCGTCGGTCGTGGCGATCGCGGTCGCCGTCATGGCGGTCGCGGCGTACGCGGTGGTCGCGCGCGCCCTCTACAACGACGTCGACAAGCAGCTGCAGTCGCGCGCGTCGTCGATCGTCGACAACGAACTCATCACCTTCGATCCGCGGTACATCGCCGGGGCGACGCTGTACACCAGCGACATCAGTGTGGCGCTGATCTTCCCGGACCTGAACAAGTACATCCCACCGGGATCGGTGGTGCCCATCGGCCCGGCCGAGATGGCGGTGGCGCGGGGCCAGCGGGACTTCTCGCTGCGCACCGTCGAGGACAGCCGGGTGCTGGCCGAGAGGACGCGCGACGGCAGCACGCTGGTGATCGCGCAGCGGCTCCAACCCACCGAGGACATCCTCGACCGGCTGGCGTGGGTGTTGTTCGTGGTCGGCGGCTGCGGCGTCGTGCTGGCGGCCGCGGCCGGGACCACCGTGGGCCGGACCGGGCTGCGGCCGATCGCCCGGCTCACGGCGGCCACCGAGCGGGTCGCCCGCACCGACGACCTCACGCCCATTCCCGTCACCGGGCACGACGAACTGGCGCGGCTGACAACCAGTTTCAACACCATGCTGCGGGCGCTCGCGGAGTCGCGGGCGCGGCAGGGCCGGCTGGTGGCCGACGCCGGCCACGAGCTGCGCACCCCACTCACGTCGCTGCGCACCAACATGGAACTGCTCATCGCGTCGAGTCGCCCGGGCGCACCGCACATTCCGGACCAGGACATGGCCGACCTCCGCGCCGACGTCATGGCGCAGATCGAGGAGCTGTCCACCCTGGTCGGCGATCTGGTCGATCTCGCGCGTGAGGACGCCCCCGAGACCGTCTTCGAACTCGTCGACCTCAGCGAGGTCGTCGAACGTTCGCTCGAGAAGGCCCGCCGGCGGCGCAACGAGATCGACTTCGAGGCGGTCACCACGCCGTGGTTCATCTACGGCGATCAGGCGGGTCTGTCCCGGGCGGTCCTCAACGTGCTCGACAACGCCGCGAAGTGGAGTCCGTCGGGGCAGCACGTCGATGTCCGCATGCGCCAGATCGGCGACCGGCTCCTGGAACTGACCGTCGACGACGCCGGACCGGGCATTCCCGTCGAGGAGCGCGAACTGGTCTTCGAGCGCTTCTACCGGTCCACGGCGTCACGGTCGATGCCCGGCTCCGGGCTGGGGCTGGCGATCGTGCGGCAGGTGGTCGTCAAGCACGGCGGCACCATCGCCGTCGAGACCTCCCGGCGCGGCGGCGCGCTCATCCGGATCGTGCTGCCGGGCGAGCCCCACCCCGGCGTCCACTGACCCGGCGCAGCGGCGGTCACGGATCGCGCGTACGGCGCCCTCGGGTGGAAACCGCAGCAACACCACGGGAAACTGAAAGCGGTGTCTCAGCGGCCTCTCAGCCGTGCCGGGCAACCTGGAAGTCGACGACCGGACTCGTCCCGCACCACGCGGGCGGTCACGACAGAAGGCGGTGCGATGACCGACGACCGTAACCCTCACGGCGG is part of the Rhodococcus sp. SGAir0479 genome and encodes:
- a CDS encoding ATP-binding protein, yielding MVAPFGRPGTRPDGPGAAPGATAPRRGEMRPPMPLTRSVSLRWRVTLLAASVVAIAVAVMAVAAYAVVARALYNDVDKQLQSRASSIVDNELITFDPRYIAGATLYTSDISVALIFPDLNKYIPPGSVVPIGPAEMAVARGQRDFSLRTVEDSRVLAERTRDGSTLVIAQRLQPTEDILDRLAWVLFVVGGCGVVLAAAAGTTVGRTGLRPIARLTAATERVARTDDLTPIPVTGHDELARLTTSFNTMLRALAESRARQGRLVADAGHELRTPLTSLRTNMELLIASSRPGAPHIPDQDMADLRADVMAQIEELSTLVGDLVDLAREDAPETVFELVDLSEVVERSLEKARRRRNEIDFEAVTTPWFIYGDQAGLSRAVLNVLDNAAKWSPSGQHVDVRMRQIGDRLLELTVDDAGPGIPVEERELVFERFYRSTASRSMPGSGLGLAIVRQVVVKHGGTIAVETSRRGGALIRIVLPGEPHPGVH
- a CDS encoding response regulator transcription factor, whose translation is MRILVVDDDRAVRDSLRRSLSFNGYTVELAVDGMDALEKVAASRPDALVLDVMMPRLDGLEVCRRLRSTGDDLPILVLTARDSVSERVAGLDAGADDYLPKPFALEELLARLRALLRRATPAGGDDSEAMRFEDLTLDPVTREVTRGGRSISLTRTEFALLEMLMANPRRVLSRSRILEEVWGYDFPTSGNALEVYVGYLRRKTEADGEPRLIHTVRGVGYVLRETPP
- a CDS encoding trimeric intracellular cation channel family protein; the protein is MLLQILDLVGIAAFAASGALVGVSKRLDIFGVCVVGVFTGIGGGIVRDVLLGIHPPTSLTSWSLFGTAAATSVLVFFVHSALGRLRREILVLDAAGMGLFACTGAAIALDAGAGPLASALIGATTAIGGGILRDVLVNEVPLLLQRDLYAIPALLGAALVVAGTSAGLPHDAVLLVGTAVATALRLVALWRHWSLPGPRLPQE